A window of the Agrococcus jejuensis genome harbors these coding sequences:
- a CDS encoding GntP family permease → MPDWYTLTVVGAVILAVVVVIVRFRINPVIALALGAAAIGLLTGLGPVDTVSVMTQGFGDVMMEAGLLIAWGVLIGSMLNEMGAITRLVETLLRVFGKRGVPYALGLSFATYLQTIFVDAMIVIAAPLARRIAPRLGKAGTGIMAATFAISLEVGIVMMVPGFAAVALAGLLGVPLGIMLLGGLAVVVPTVILAILVTSVLFRLGFWKPESDEQQLISDGEDAVAVGAKGGERSQAFGGDDDERAAAVATAEASTTSTERGPRDPASVPLLVLFGPMLAALALIAVQAVLTVIEIELPAMQFLGNPVIALLLAVIATGLVGRATVGTPRVERALVRGFQDGGQIFVLTGVGGALAAVIAEGDLGAILQGYFSATTVAPLLVVWVMAAVLHIAVGSVTLSAITAAGILGPVAATLGLNPLLIALAAGAGALFCIHVTSNTFWLLQSFLGQSVRGALKSVTVGVSIASVIALGMTLILSIFVS, encoded by the coding sequence GTGCCCGACTGGTACACGCTGACCGTGGTCGGCGCCGTCATCCTGGCGGTGGTCGTCGTCATCGTGCGATTCCGCATCAACCCCGTCATCGCCCTCGCGCTCGGCGCCGCCGCCATCGGCCTGCTCACGGGCCTCGGCCCCGTCGACACCGTCTCGGTCATGACGCAGGGCTTCGGCGACGTGATGATGGAGGCCGGCCTGCTCATCGCGTGGGGCGTGCTCATCGGCTCGATGCTCAACGAGATGGGCGCCATCACGCGCCTCGTCGAGACGCTGCTGCGCGTCTTCGGCAAGCGGGGCGTGCCCTACGCGCTCGGCCTGTCGTTCGCGACGTACCTGCAGACGATCTTCGTCGACGCCATGATCGTCATCGCCGCGCCCCTCGCCCGCCGCATCGCGCCGCGCCTGGGCAAGGCCGGCACGGGCATCATGGCCGCGACGTTCGCGATCAGCCTCGAGGTCGGCATCGTCATGATGGTGCCCGGCTTCGCAGCCGTCGCCCTCGCGGGCCTGCTGGGCGTGCCGCTCGGCATCATGCTGCTCGGCGGCCTCGCGGTCGTCGTGCCCACGGTCATCCTCGCGATCCTCGTGACGAGCGTGCTCTTCCGCCTCGGCTTCTGGAAGCCCGAGAGCGACGAGCAGCAGCTCATCAGCGACGGCGAGGATGCGGTCGCGGTCGGTGCGAAGGGCGGCGAGCGCTCCCAGGCGTTCGGCGGCGACGACGACGAGCGCGCCGCCGCGGTCGCGACGGCCGAGGCATCGACGACGAGCACCGAGCGCGGGCCGCGCGACCCCGCATCCGTGCCGCTGCTCGTGCTGTTCGGCCCCATGCTCGCGGCGCTCGCGCTCATCGCCGTGCAGGCGGTGCTCACGGTGATCGAGATCGAGCTGCCCGCGATGCAGTTCCTCGGCAATCCCGTCATCGCCCTGCTGCTCGCCGTCATCGCCACGGGCCTCGTGGGCCGCGCGACGGTCGGCACGCCGCGCGTCGAGCGCGCGCTCGTGCGCGGCTTCCAGGACGGCGGCCAGATCTTCGTGCTCACGGGCGTCGGCGGCGCCCTCGCCGCCGTCATCGCCGAGGGCGACCTCGGCGCGATTCTGCAGGGCTACTTCTCGGCCACGACCGTCGCGCCGCTGCTCGTCGTGTGGGTCATGGCGGCCGTGCTGCACATCGCCGTCGGCTCCGTCACGCTCTCGGCCATCACGGCAGCGGGCATCCTCGGCCCCGTCGCGGCGACCCTCGGGCTCAACCCGCTGCTCATCGCCCTCGCGGCCGGCGCGGGTGCCCTGTTCTGCATCCACGTGACGTCGAACACGTTCTGGCTGCTGCAGTCGTTCCTCGGCCAGTCGGTGCGCGGCGCGCTGAAGTCGGTCACGGTCGGCGTCTCGATCGCCTCGGTCATCGCCCTCGGCATGACCCTGATCCTGTCGATCTTCGTCTCGTGA
- a CDS encoding DUF3090 domain-containing protein: MTPVVHGFDWPDRFVVGTVGEPGDRTFYLQVRDGRDVVSVALEKQQTAQLALGIDRILDELRTQDGNPFHVPEGTADELRDDEPLDAPVLERFRVGRMALGWDPSTAQIVIEALPLVVEDEDDDEDALDVAEPDERLVVRIPVGSARAFALRTREVVSAGRPICTLCGEPMDADGSHACGVPDDLT; encoded by the coding sequence ATGACCCCGGTGGTGCACGGCTTCGACTGGCCCGACCGATTCGTCGTGGGCACCGTCGGCGAGCCCGGCGACCGCACGTTCTACCTGCAGGTGCGCGACGGCCGCGACGTCGTGAGCGTCGCGCTCGAGAAGCAGCAGACCGCCCAGCTCGCGCTCGGCATCGACCGCATCCTCGACGAGCTGCGCACGCAGGACGGCAACCCGTTCCACGTGCCCGAGGGCACCGCCGACGAGCTGCGCGACGACGAGCCCCTCGACGCGCCCGTGCTCGAGCGCTTCCGCGTCGGCCGCATGGCGCTCGGCTGGGATCCCTCGACGGCGCAGATCGTCATCGAGGCGCTGCCGCTGGTCGTCGAGGACGAGGACGACGACGAGGATGCGCTCGACGTCGCGGAGCCCGACGAGCGCCTGGTGGTGCGCATCCCGGTCGGCTCGGCGCGCGCGTTCGCCTTGCGCACCCGCGAGGTCGTCTCGGCGGGCCGGCCGATCTGCACGCTGTGCGGCGAGCCGATGGATGCCGACGGCAGCCACGCGTGCGGCGTGCCCGACGACCTGACGTGA
- a CDS encoding MSMEG_4193 family putative phosphomutase — protein sequence MPTVLLVRHGRTTANASGVLAGRMPGVHLDEVGRRQVAATGERIAAAPIARVVSSPLERCRETADAILAAQEVAPALAIEPGLSECDYGDWQGRPLAELAREDLWKVVQSTPSAATFPAGESMLAMHARGVEAVRRIDAEVLADHGPDAVWVAVSHGDVLKAILADALGMHLDHFQRLHVDPASVSIVRYGTGRPQVLGSNTHAGDLSWLRPRVEDAASAASDDAVVGGGAGPRS from the coding sequence ATGCCCACCGTGCTGCTCGTCCGCCACGGACGCACCACCGCCAACGCGTCGGGCGTGCTCGCCGGTCGCATGCCGGGGGTGCATCTCGACGAGGTCGGCCGCCGGCAGGTGGCCGCCACCGGCGAGCGCATCGCCGCCGCGCCTATCGCGCGCGTCGTGTCGAGCCCGCTCGAGCGGTGCCGCGAGACGGCGGATGCGATCCTCGCCGCGCAGGAGGTCGCACCGGCCCTGGCGATCGAGCCCGGCCTGAGCGAGTGCGACTACGGCGACTGGCAGGGCCGCCCGCTCGCCGAGCTCGCCCGCGAGGACCTGTGGAAGGTCGTGCAGTCGACGCCGTCGGCGGCGACGTTCCCCGCCGGGGAGTCGATGCTCGCCATGCATGCGCGGGGCGTCGAGGCCGTGCGGCGCATCGATGCCGAGGTGCTCGCCGACCACGGACCCGACGCCGTCTGGGTGGCGGTGAGCCACGGCGACGTGCTGAAGGCGATCCTCGCCGACGCGCTCGGCATGCACCTCGACCACTTCCAGCGGCTGCACGTCGACCCCGCCTCCGTCTCGATCGTGCGGTACGGCACGGGCAGGCCGCAGGTGCTGGGGTCGAACACGCACGCCGGCGACCTGTCGTGGCTGCGGCCGCGCGTCGAGGATGCGGCGAGTGCGGCGAGCGACGATGCCGTGGTCGGCGGCGGCGCCGGCCCGCGCTCGTAG
- a CDS encoding IclR family transcriptional regulator yields the protein MAEQPLLVLGKIRSILDAFTLAAPVRTAAEIRQATGLPSSTAHRLLLNLVEHGFLDRQGDAFRIGARMAYWAGPATRARDLVDLLAPQLEALRDATGETACCFRAEQGSRVCIGVAETRHGLKREMYVGRIQPLHVGSAGRVLLAWDAALLDAVAAGPLPALTDATITEADALRAVAAETRAQGYAITIGERVEAASGVSAPVFDAHAQVVGALTVMGPTLRMPLEVCASMVDAVVDAAEGVTASLGGRAPA from the coding sequence ATGGCAGAGCAGCCGCTCCTCGTGCTGGGCAAGATCCGCAGCATCCTCGACGCGTTCACGCTCGCGGCGCCCGTGCGCACCGCGGCGGAGATCCGCCAGGCGACCGGGCTGCCGTCGTCGACGGCCCACCGGCTCCTGCTGAACCTCGTCGAGCACGGCTTCCTCGACCGGCAGGGCGACGCCTTCCGCATCGGCGCGCGCATGGCGTACTGGGCGGGGCCGGCGACGCGGGCGCGCGACCTCGTCGACCTGCTCGCGCCGCAGCTCGAGGCACTGCGCGACGCGACGGGAGAGACGGCGTGCTGCTTCCGCGCCGAGCAGGGCTCGCGCGTGTGCATCGGCGTCGCCGAGACGCGCCACGGCCTCAAGCGCGAGATGTACGTCGGCCGCATCCAGCCGCTGCACGTGGGCAGCGCGGGCCGCGTGCTGCTCGCGTGGGACGCCGCGCTGCTCGACGCCGTCGCCGCCGGACCGCTGCCTGCGCTCACCGACGCGACGATCACGGAGGCGGATGCGCTGCGCGCCGTCGCCGCCGAGACGCGCGCGCAGGGCTACGCCATCACGATCGGCGAGCGCGTCGAGGCGGCGTCGGGCGTCTCGGCGCCCGTCTTCGACGCGCACGCGCAGGTCGTCGGCGCGCTCACGGTCATGGGGCCGACGCTGCGCATGCCGCTCGAGGTGTGCGCGTCGATGGTCGACGCCGTCGTCGACGCGGCCGAGGGCGTCACGGCGTCGCTCGGCGGCCGCGCGCCCGCCTGA
- a CDS encoding SCO1664 family protein yields the protein MAEPEALGDRLVLTGRVVSASNAVLVGELDGAAVVYKPVLGERPLHDFPDGTLAAREVAAYAVSHATGWDVVPETRLVDGPYGVGMLQRWVEADADQEAVALVPAGDVPDGMLHVLEGVGADDEPIALVHEDSAPLRRIAVLDLVTNNADRKGGHVLEVAGGHRHGIDHGLTMHVDHKLRTVLWGWIDEPFVDEEVAGMRRVLAGLDGELGEVLGALLEPSEVDALAVRCEALLARGAFPAPVAGLPAVPWPAF from the coding sequence ATCGCCGAGCCCGAGGCGCTCGGCGACCGGCTCGTGCTCACGGGCCGCGTCGTGTCGGCGTCGAACGCCGTGCTCGTCGGCGAGCTCGACGGCGCCGCGGTCGTCTACAAGCCCGTGCTGGGCGAGCGTCCGCTGCACGACTTCCCCGACGGCACGCTCGCAGCGCGCGAGGTCGCGGCCTACGCCGTCTCGCACGCCACGGGGTGGGACGTCGTGCCCGAGACGCGCCTCGTCGACGGCCCGTACGGCGTCGGCATGCTGCAGCGGTGGGTCGAGGCGGACGCCGACCAGGAGGCCGTCGCGCTCGTGCCGGCCGGCGACGTGCCCGACGGGATGCTGCACGTGCTCGAGGGGGTCGGCGCCGACGACGAGCCGATCGCGCTCGTGCACGAGGACTCGGCGCCGCTGCGGCGCATCGCCGTGCTCGACCTCGTCACGAACAACGCCGACCGCAAGGGCGGGCACGTGCTCGAGGTCGCCGGCGGCCACCGGCACGGCATCGACCACGGCCTCACGATGCACGTCGACCACAAGCTGCGCACGGTGCTGTGGGGATGGATCGACGAGCCGTTCGTCGACGAGGAGGTCGCGGGGATGCGGCGCGTGCTGGCCGGGCTCGACGGCGAGCTGGGCGAGGTGCTCGGCGCGCTCCTCGAGCCCAGCGAGGTGGACGCGCTCGCCGTCCGCTGCGAGGCGCTGCTCGCGCGGGGTGCCTTCCCCGCGCCGGTCGCCGGGCTGCCCGCGGTGCCCTGGCCGGCGTTCTGA